The genome window TATTTAGTACGTTAATCAGTTGAGAATTCAGTTTATCCACAATTGCTTTTGGTGTGTTTGCTGGAGCAACGATGGCATAGACTAATTCAACTTCAAATTTTGGCAATGTCTCGGAAATCGCCGGAATTTCTGGTGCATTAGAGGCGCGCTTTAAGCTTGTTACGCCCAAAGCAGTCAATTTTCCAGACTTTACGTAGGGTAGGGCCGCGGGTGTGCCAACAATTGCTGTTTGAATTTGTCCGCCCAATACATCTGTGAGCGCTGGCGCAGCACCCTTATACGGCACATGCAATATATTGGTTCCCGCTTGCGTGTTGAAGAGCTCCCCCGCGAGGTGTAGTGGCGTCCCCGCTCCAGAAGAACCAAAACTAATTTTTCCTGGATTTGCTTTTTCATATGCAATGAGTTCGCTTACATTTTTCACTGGAACTGCGGGATTGGCTACCAGCATCAAAGACGAGGATGCTACTAGCGATACTGGGGAGAAATCTTTAACGACGTTGTAATTTAATTTTTTATACAGGGTTTCATTAATTGCTTGTGTACCCACCATCATTAGAAAAAGGGTGTAGCCATCATTTTTTGAATTCGCCACATATTCCGCAGCTAGGTTTGCGCCTGCGCCAGGCTTATTTTCAATAATGATGGGTTGCCCAAGACTTTCTCCTAGCTTGGGTGCAAATCCACGCGCTAACACGTCTGAGGGCCCACCTGCCGCGAATGGAATAATGATCTTAATGGGTTGTGTGGGGTAGCTTTGCGCATTTGTCAGCATTGGAAGAAGTGCTCCCAACGCTGTCAATGCCAAAATAATTTTTCTCATGTATTGTCTCCTTAATTTTTTTAATATATTTATTGCATTCAATTCCTAGTAAAGCAAAAAATGAAAATCAAGCGTGTAGAAATCTATCCTCTGTCGATTCCTTTGATTGAGCCAATCAAGATGTCGCGTGAAATGATTGTTGATGCCAAGACCGTTCTACTTTGCCTGACTGATGAGCAGGGTAGGCAAGGCTGGGGTGAGGCATCTGTTGCGCCTTTGATGACCGGGGAAACTTTAGACAGCCTGATTGGCAGCATTAAGTATTTAGCTGAAAAAGCACGCGAATATGATTGGGGTGATCCAAGCGGTTTTGCAGAAATATTGGATGGTATTTTGTATTCGAACCCGTCCGCTAAATCTTGTGTAGAGATGGCTTTATTGGATCTATACACACAAGGCAGATCGTTGCCTCTATGGAAATATTTGCGTGAGAAGAATGGTGTATCGCAGGACGCCTCCCCTAAGGCTATTCCTTTACTACGAATGTTAGGCGGTTCCTTGGATAAAGAGTTAAGCGATGCGCAGGCATTTCGTGAGCTTGGCTTCAAGCATTGGAAAATTAAGATTGGCTCGCTACCCTTGGAGCAGGATCTCCACCGAGTCAAAGCACTTTGCGAGTTATTGCATGGGGATGTCGTTTCCGTGGATGCAAATTGTGCTCTAAATCTGGCCAATGCAATTCGCTTTTGTGAATCGGGGGAAGCTGCCCGACTAACGTTTGCCGAGCAATTGATTCCAGCGGATTTGCCTATTGGCGATTTCGTAGAGCTTAAAAAACGATCCCCAATTGCTATTGGCTTGGATGAGTCTATCCACGGCATAGACGAGTTGGAGAGATTTATTGAGGCCGATGCATTTAACGGAGCCAGCTTAAAGCTAATCAAGACTGGTGGAGTGATCCCTGCTTTAGAGTGTGCTAGCTTGCTCAAGCGCAATAAGTTAGAACTCAACTTGGCATGCAAGGTTGCCGAAACATCCTTATCTGCAGCGGCTACGGCATCTCTTGGTTTTGCTGTTGGCAATGTGGATTGGGGATTTAGCATGTCAAATCAGTATCTGCAAATGGATATCTGCGACGCTCCATTGCTTGCGATCAATGGGCATATAGATGCATCCCAGTTGTCGCAGAGCGGGGTAGGAGTCACTCCGAATGTCAGTCGAGTAAATGAAGTCATTGCCAAGGGGTATTCAGTTATTCGATATTAAGCACATCGAAAGCTGCTTTTAATCTCTTCGAATAGGAGTCTGAGGTTTTTTGAATTTCTTCAGGCGACCATTTTCTAAACCCCTCACCAGCCTTCATGCCCGTCTTACCTTCACTCATTAGCTGAACCACCTTTGGTGGCAGGCTTGTGATGTTCGATAGGGAGGGATAAATTTCTTTTGCAGCATTTGCCATGCCATCCCATCCGGAGATTTCTTTTTGCGTCATGGGGCCAACAGCGGCATATCGAAATCCAAAGCTATAGCGCACAGCATCATCAATATCTTCAGGGCTCGCGATTCCCTCTTGTACGAGTGAGAGCGCCTCTCTCATTAGCGCATGTTGAATTCGGTTGGCTAAAAATCCTGGTATGTCTTTCTTAACAAGCACAGGCTTTTTATCAATATTTTTGTAGAGTTGGCATGCTTGCTCTGCAAAGTGGATATCGGTCTTTTCGCCCATCACGATCTCCACCAATGGCACTACTTCTGCTGGCATAAAGTAATGCGCACCCATCATGCGATTGGCTGTTTTTAGCCCAAAAGCAATTTTGCTAATTGGAAAGCCTGAGCTATTACTACCAATAGGGATATGCGCTGGAACAGATTCATCTAAATACTGGAAGATAGCTTTCTTCAGGTCCAAGTTTTCGGCGATGGTTTCGATAATCCATTCGCAGTCAATCCAGTTTTTCCATTTTTCCAGAATTTCCGTCGTTTGGATCGATCGAATGGCGGCGCTGTCCTTTTGTGCATTGGTTCCGGTGATGCCAATTTTTTCAGCCATTGTTACTGCTTTATCTAGACAGCTATCCGCCTTTTCTTTGCCCCTACCCAGAATGACGACTGGGATGCTTTTTGCGATAAAGCCCGCGGCGATGCCTGCGGCCATGATGCCTGTTCCAATGACGGCTACATATTTCATATTTTTAAACCTATACGGTTAAGTTATAAATGGGTCTCAACATATAAATATTGATATTTCCTTAAGGTTATCATTATTTATGGTTTAATGGTTTATCAATTCAAATAACTTATCCGTATAACTTTATTAAGGATTTCTACAAATGACTATGCACAATCCCTTTCAGCCGGTTGAAAAAATCAA of Polynucleobacter sp. AP-Nino-20-G2 contains these proteins:
- a CDS encoding tripartite tricarboxylate transporter substrate binding protein, producing the protein MRKIILALTALGALLPMLTNAQSYPTQPIKIIIPFAAGGPSDVLARGFAPKLGESLGQPIIIENKPGAGANLAAEYVANSKNDGYTLFLMMVGTQAINETLYKKLNYNVVKDFSPVSLVASSSLMLVANPAVPVKNVSELIAYEKANPGKISFGSSGAGTPLHLAGELFNTQAGTNILHVPYKGAAPALTDVLGGQIQTAIVGTPAALPYVKSGKLTALGVTSLKRASNAPEIPAISETLPKFEVELVYAIVAPANTPKAIVDKLNSQLINVLNNPEIKAQLNSKGFDVVTSTPIQTADYIKSEVNKWGPIVKKSGATAE
- a CDS encoding 3-hydroxyacyl-CoA dehydrogenase NAD-binding domain-containing protein; protein product: MKYVAVIGTGIMAAGIAAGFIAKSIPVVILGRGKEKADSCLDKAVTMAEKIGITGTNAQKDSAAIRSIQTTEILEKWKNWIDCEWIIETIAENLDLKKAIFQYLDESVPAHIPIGSNSSGFPISKIAFGLKTANRMMGAHYFMPAEVVPLVEIVMGEKTDIHFAEQACQLYKNIDKKPVLVKKDIPGFLANRIQHALMREALSLVQEGIASPEDIDDAVRYSFGFRYAAVGPMTQKEISGWDGMANAAKEIYPSLSNITSLPPKVVQLMSEGKTGMKAGEGFRKWSPEEIQKTSDSYSKRLKAAFDVLNIE
- a CDS encoding mandelate racemase/muconate lactonizing enzyme family protein; the encoded protein is MKIKRVEIYPLSIPLIEPIKMSREMIVDAKTVLLCLTDEQGRQGWGEASVAPLMTGETLDSLIGSIKYLAEKAREYDWGDPSGFAEILDGILYSNPSAKSCVEMALLDLYTQGRSLPLWKYLREKNGVSQDASPKAIPLLRMLGGSLDKELSDAQAFRELGFKHWKIKIGSLPLEQDLHRVKALCELLHGDVVSVDANCALNLANAIRFCESGEAARLTFAEQLIPADLPIGDFVELKKRSPIAIGLDESIHGIDELERFIEADAFNGASLKLIKTGGVIPALECASLLKRNKLELNLACKVAETSLSAAATASLGFAVGNVDWGFSMSNQYLQMDICDAPLLAINGHIDASQLSQSGVGVTPNVSRVNEVIAKGYSVIRY